A region of Pyxidicoccus parkwaysis DNA encodes the following proteins:
- a CDS encoding type 1 glutamine amidotransferase domain-containing protein, with translation MARIAFIVANDFEDSEFRVPYDAVRKAGHEAVIIGVEAGKELKGKKGKETLKAEKAVKEVSAKDFDALVIPGGYSPDHLRTDIGIVGFVRDFYRADKPIAAVCHAGSLLVEADIVDGRTVTSWPSIKTDLLNAGARWVDREVVEDGNIITSRNPGDLPAFSEALLHQMAKGIAPRLESPLAPEAASDQPPTVH, from the coding sequence ATGGCGCGCATCGCGTTCATCGTGGCCAATGACTTCGAGGACTCGGAGTTCCGCGTCCCCTACGACGCCGTACGCAAGGCCGGGCACGAGGCGGTCATCATCGGCGTGGAGGCGGGCAAGGAGCTGAAGGGCAAGAAGGGCAAGGAGACCCTCAAGGCCGAGAAGGCCGTGAAGGAAGTCTCCGCGAAGGACTTCGACGCGCTGGTGATTCCGGGCGGCTACTCGCCGGACCATCTGCGCACGGACATCGGCATCGTGGGCTTCGTGCGCGACTTCTACCGCGCGGACAAGCCGATTGCGGCCGTCTGCCACGCGGGCTCGCTGCTGGTGGAGGCGGACATCGTGGACGGGCGCACCGTGACGTCGTGGCCCTCCATCAAGACGGACCTGCTCAACGCGGGCGCGCGCTGGGTGGACCGCGAGGTGGTGGAGGACGGCAACATCATCACCTCGCGCAACCCGGGGGACCTGCCCGCCTTCAGCGAGGCGCTGCTGCACCAGATGGCCAAGGGCATCGCGCCGCGGCTCGAGTCGCCGCTCGCGCCCGAGGCCGCGTCGGACCAGCCGCCCACCGTGCACTGA
- a CDS encoding 2-oxo acid dehydrogenase subunit E2, translating to MDLDLTPAPPPGAFRKLALGTWRSPRDPSAYAALEVRMERALAYLEAYRASTGRRLTVTHLVAKAAADALHQYPEANVLLRWNRPSFRRDVGVCVLVVQPAESGRADLTTATVHRADTLSLGDFVEQMESRISDVRARRDAVIEKGKRRSYRIPGVLMGLALRLLSFVWYTLNVDLRWVGMPRDPFGSVAVTSLGSLGLERGYVAMVPYTRVPLLLAPGAVRRVPVVEDGVLVPGRQLSLTCTWDARLLDVELVARVLRHIGTTLEDPEGTWGAPGAASGSAVG from the coding sequence GTGGACCTCGACCTGACGCCAGCGCCCCCGCCCGGCGCCTTCCGCAAGCTCGCGCTGGGCACGTGGCGCTCACCGAGAGACCCCAGCGCCTACGCCGCGCTGGAGGTGCGCATGGAGCGGGCGCTCGCGTACCTCGAGGCGTACCGCGCGAGCACCGGGCGCCGCCTCACGGTGACGCACCTGGTGGCCAAGGCCGCCGCGGACGCGCTCCACCAGTACCCCGAGGCCAACGTCCTCCTGCGCTGGAACCGTCCTTCCTTCCGCCGCGACGTGGGCGTCTGCGTCCTCGTGGTGCAGCCGGCGGAGTCGGGCCGCGCGGACCTCACGACGGCCACGGTGCACCGCGCGGACACGCTGTCGCTCGGCGACTTCGTGGAGCAGATGGAGTCGCGCATCTCCGACGTGCGCGCGCGCCGCGACGCCGTCATCGAGAAGGGCAAGCGCCGCTCGTACCGCATCCCCGGGGTTCTCATGGGGCTGGCGCTGCGGCTGCTCTCCTTCGTCTGGTACACGCTGAACGTGGACCTGCGCTGGGTGGGGATGCCGAGAGACCCGTTCGGCTCGGTGGCGGTGACGAGCCTCGGCTCGCTGGGGCTGGAGCGCGGCTACGTGGCCATGGTGCCGTACACGCGGGTGCCGCTGCTGCTCGCCCCGGGCGCGGTGCGGCGCGTGCCCGTGGTGGAGGACGGAGTGCTGGTGCCGGGACGGCAGCTCTCGCTCACCTGCACGTGGGACGCACGCCTCCTCGACGTGGAACTGGTGGCCCGGGTGCTGCGTCACATTGGCACCACTCTGGAGGACCCGGAGGGGACGTGGGGGGCGCCGGGGGCTGCGAGCGGCTCGGCGGTGGGGTAG
- a CDS encoding PQQ-dependent sugar dehydrogenase, with amino-acid sequence MRASRLLLSSLVVLAVSASACRKSQAQGTASPQDCILVEDGWGPDGTVPFNVEVIAEGLEVPWGIAWLPGGGALVTERPGRVRLLKGGVLQPTPVATVQTTHTAEGGLLGITAHPDFATNRQFYVYVTTDASGHDENRVERWTLSEDHASATFDRVIFGGISSATYHDGGRIHFGPDGMLYVGTGDSRSPDRSQDVNDPAGKLLRLTPEGQVPQDNPFPNSPAFLTGIRNLQGWDWKDATTLYVTDHGPSGETMRRGHDEVNLARRGDNLGWPGIYSCETRQGQVTPSLTFNDAMPPGGAALYTGTSIAEWKGSLLIGTLGSRHLHRVEFAQDNPARVARHEVYLRDTYGRLREVSMGPDGNLYVTTSNCDGRGDCGPRKDLILRLKR; translated from the coding sequence ATGCGCGCCTCCCGCCTGCTCCTCTCCTCCCTCGTGGTGCTCGCCGTGTCCGCGTCCGCCTGCCGCAAGAGCCAGGCCCAGGGGACTGCCTCCCCGCAGGACTGCATCCTCGTGGAGGACGGCTGGGGCCCTGACGGCACCGTGCCCTTCAACGTGGAGGTCATCGCCGAGGGACTCGAAGTGCCCTGGGGCATCGCCTGGCTGCCCGGAGGTGGCGCGCTCGTCACCGAGCGCCCCGGCCGCGTGCGCCTGCTCAAGGGCGGCGTGCTGCAACCCACGCCCGTGGCCACCGTGCAGACGACGCACACCGCGGAGGGCGGACTGCTCGGCATCACCGCGCATCCGGACTTCGCGACCAACCGCCAGTTCTACGTGTACGTCACCACCGACGCGAGCGGCCACGACGAGAACCGCGTGGAGCGCTGGACGCTGTCCGAGGACCACGCCTCGGCCACCTTCGACCGCGTCATCTTCGGCGGCATCTCCTCCGCCACGTACCACGACGGCGGGCGCATCCACTTCGGCCCGGACGGCATGCTCTACGTGGGCACGGGCGACTCGCGAAGCCCGGACCGCTCGCAGGACGTGAATGACCCGGCCGGCAAGCTGCTGCGCCTCACGCCCGAGGGCCAGGTGCCCCAGGACAATCCCTTCCCCAACTCGCCCGCGTTCCTCACCGGCATCCGCAACCTCCAGGGCTGGGACTGGAAGGACGCCACCACGCTCTACGTCACCGACCACGGCCCCAGCGGCGAGACGATGCGCCGGGGCCACGACGAGGTGAACCTCGCGCGCCGAGGGGACAACCTGGGCTGGCCCGGCATCTACTCGTGCGAGACGCGCCAGGGACAGGTGACGCCGTCTCTCACCTTCAACGACGCCATGCCTCCCGGCGGCGCCGCGCTCTACACCGGCACCTCGATTGCGGAGTGGAAGGGCTCGCTGCTCATCGGCACGCTGGGCTCGCGCCACCTGCACCGCGTGGAGTTCGCCCAGGACAACCCCGCCCGCGTGGCCCGTCACGAGGTGTACCTGCGCGACACCTACGGCCGGCTGCGCGAGGTCTCCATGGGGCCGGACGGCAATCTGTACGTCACCACCAGCAACTGTGACGGGCGCGGCGACTGCGGGCCGCGCAAGGACCTCATCCTGCGCCTGAAGCGCTGA
- a CDS encoding TipAS antibiotic-recognition domain-containing protein produces the protein MFEKHDSPARESRGEVLDDASLHEVMTEWPRVIASVREEMDRGTDPAHASVRSLAERWMELVRVFTGGDPALESWLRAMHQQEPDGAARHGVDPKLFRYLGKAISGLDGPE, from the coding sequence ATGTTCGAGAAGCACGACTCCCCCGCGCGGGAGTCTCGTGGCGAGGTGCTGGACGACGCGTCCCTCCACGAGGTGATGACCGAGTGGCCCCGGGTCATCGCGAGCGTCCGCGAGGAGATGGACCGGGGCACGGACCCCGCGCACGCGTCGGTGCGCTCCCTGGCCGAGCGGTGGATGGAATTGGTGCGAGTCTTCACCGGCGGCGACCCGGCGCTCGAGTCCTGGCTGCGCGCGATGCACCAGCAGGAGCCCGATGGGGCCGCGCGGCATGGCGTGGACCCGAAGCTCTTCAGGTATCTCGGGAAGGCGATATCGGGGCTGGACGGGCCGGAGTAG
- a CDS encoding DUF1684 domain-containing protein: MTPFALALSLALHAAPANKAAPAQPRPTADKNMTSAAPKPAAEDITASTRAWQEQRLKGLQSENGWLTLVGLFWLKEGEQTAGSAPESDLDFPEGTPAKLGTFTRKGNTASFQPAPGVAMTLDGKPFTGGALKSDENGAPDVLKLGSLSLQVILRGDKLGVRVKDSESATRKQFHGIPTYPANAAWRVDARFEPAETPRTIQVPNVLGTEEAMKVPGTLVFTVNGKEYKLTPVEEDDKLFIIFADETNRDATYGAGRFLYADAPKDGHVVLDFNRAYNPPCAFTRFATCPLPPRGNRLAVRVEAGEKRYGDH, from the coding sequence ATGACGCCGTTCGCCCTGGCCCTGTCTCTCGCCCTCCACGCCGCGCCGGCCAACAAGGCCGCGCCCGCGCAGCCCCGTCCCACCGCCGACAAGAACATGACCTCCGCTGCCCCGAAGCCCGCCGCCGAAGACATCACCGCCTCCACCCGAGCCTGGCAGGAGCAGCGCCTCAAGGGCCTCCAGTCCGAGAACGGCTGGCTCACCCTGGTGGGCCTGTTCTGGCTCAAGGAGGGCGAGCAGACCGCCGGCTCGGCGCCGGAGAGCGACCTCGACTTCCCGGAGGGCACGCCCGCGAAGCTGGGCACCTTCACGCGCAAGGGGAACACGGCCAGCTTCCAGCCGGCGCCCGGCGTGGCGATGACGCTCGATGGGAAGCCCTTCACCGGAGGCGCGCTCAAGTCGGACGAGAACGGGGCGCCGGACGTGCTGAAGCTCGGCAGCCTGAGCCTCCAGGTGATTCTGCGTGGGGACAAGCTGGGCGTGCGCGTGAAGGACAGCGAGTCGGCGACGCGCAAGCAGTTCCACGGCATTCCCACGTACCCGGCGAACGCGGCATGGCGCGTCGACGCGCGCTTCGAGCCGGCGGAGACGCCGCGCACCATCCAGGTGCCGAACGTGCTGGGCACCGAGGAGGCGATGAAGGTGCCGGGCACGCTGGTCTTCACGGTGAACGGCAAGGAGTACAAGCTGACGCCGGTGGAGGAGGACGACAAGCTCTTCATCATCTTCGCGGACGAGACGAACCGCGACGCCACCTACGGCGCGGGCCGCTTCCTCTACGCGGATGCGCCGAAGGACGGGCACGTGGTGCTGGACTTCAACCGCGCCTACAACCCGCCCTGCGCCTTCACCCGCTTCGCGACGTGCCCCCTGCCTCCGCGCGGCAACCGGCTCGCCGTGCGCGTGGAGGCCGGTGAGAAGCGGTACGGGGACCACTGA